The genomic interval GACCGCTCAGCTTGAGCAGGCGGTGAGCGAACTCGACGCAGAGCACGATGTTGTGTTTCTCACCGATCTGCTCGGCGGCACGCCGTTCCGCGTGGCGTCAACGCTCGCGATGCAAAGATCGGGCAGCGAAGTGATAACCGGCACCAACCTGCAGCTGCTGCTGGAGATGGTGCTGGAGCGCGACGGATTAAGCAGCGAGGCGTTTCGTCTGCAGGCGCTGGAGTGCGGACACCGCGGCCTGACGAGCCTGGTGGACGAGCTGGGGCGCTGTCGCGAGGAAGCCCCTGCCGAGGAAGGGATATGAGCCAGCTGCTGCGCGCGCGGCGGATCCTTACCGAACAGGGCTGGCTGGACGACCACCAGCTGCGCATTGAAAGCGGCGGGGTTGCGGCGATTGAACCCATTCCGGCGGGCGTTACGACGCGCGATGCGGAGCTGCTTTGCCCGGCCTATATCGATACGCACGTCCACGGCGGCGCGGGCGTGGACGTCATGGATGATGCGCCCGACGTGCTGGACACTCTGGCGATGCATAAAGCGCGCGAAGGTGTGGGCGCATTTCTGCCCACCACCGTCACCGCGCCGCTGGAGGCCATCCACGCCGCGCTGATGCGTATCGCCCGGCGCAGTCAGTCCGACGGTCCCGGCGCGCAGATCCTGGGCAGCTATCTGGAAGGACCGTACTTTACGCCGCAGAACAAAGGGGCGCATCCGCCGGAGCTGTTCCGGGTGCTGGATATCGCCGAGCTGGACAGGCTGGTAGACGTTTCACAGGGCACGCTGCGGGTAGTGGCGCTCGCACCGGAAAAGCCCGGCGCGCTGCAGGCGATTCATCATCTTAAACAGCGCGGCATACGCGTAATGCTGGGCCATAGCGCCGCCACGTACCGGCAAACTCTCGACGCGTTTGATGCGGGTGCCGACGGGCTGGTTCACTGCTACAACGGCATGACGGGGCTGCACCACCGAGAGCCCGGCATGGTCGGCGCCGGGCTTACGGACAAACGGGCGTGGCTGGAGCTGATTGCCGACGGCCACCACGTCCATCCGGGGGCGATGCGCTTATGCTGCTGCTGCGCGCAGGATCGCGTGGTGCTGATTACCGATGCCATGCAGGCGGCAGGTATGCCGGACGGTCGGTATACCCTGTGCGGTGAAGTGGTCACGATGCAAAACGGCGTGGTTCGAACCGGCTCCGGCGGGCTGGCCGGGAGCACGCTGTCGCTGGATGCCGCGGTCAGAAATATGGTGGAGTATGCAGGCGTAACCGCCGAAGAGGCGATCCATATGGCCTCGCTGCACCCTGCCCGGCTGCTGGGCATTGACGGTCAGCTTGGATCCTTAGCCCCGGGCAAACGCGCCAATATCATTGCGCTGGACGGTGATTTACATCTCCAGCGGATCTGGATTCAGGGCCAGGCTCTCCCCTTTTAGCCCTTTCACTGTGTCTCCTTTTGGCTTTACGGCCTGAAACCGTAAGGCCTTTCTTTTCCTTTCCTTAAATTCCTCCTTTCTTTTCACGATCACACTTTTCGTTTTATTTCTTTTCATCCATTGAAGTTTCGATTTCTTTTCTATAGATTTTATTTAACTGCTTAAGTGAACAAGTGAAACGAAACGAAAGATAGCGACAAGATTGCCAGCGTCTGATGTGGAATTCACACGACTAAGGACTGAGTTATGCCACAAACCACTACCACCACTACAACCGGCACCTGGACCGAGGAAGAGATCCGCCAGCAGCCTGCCAGCTGGATCCGCTCGCTCAACAACATCGATAACCTGCGCGCTTCGATCGACGGTTTCCTGACGCCGCTGCTGCGCAAGCGCGATCTGCGGATCGTCCTGACCGGCGCGGGCACGTCCGCCTTTATCGGCGATATCATTGCGCCATGGCTTTCGAGCCACACAGGGAAAAACTTCACCGCCGTCCCGACAACCGATCTGGTCACGAACCCGATGGATTACTTCAGCCCTGCGCATCCGCTGCTGCTGGTTTCGTTTGCCCGCTCCGGCAACAGTCCGGAAAGCGTCGCGGCCGTTGAGCTGGCAAACCAGTTCGTGCCGGAATGCTACCACCTGTCGATTACCTGCAACGAGGCGGGGAGCCTGTACCAGAACGCCATCGACAGCGATAACGCCTGTGCCCTGCTGATGCCTGCCGAAACGCACGATCGCGGGTTCGCGATGACCAGCAGCATCACCACCATGATGGCAAGCTGTCTGGCGGTGTTCGCTCCGGAAACGATCAATAGCCACACCTTCCGCGACGTGGCCGATCGCTGTCAGGCGATCCTCACTACGCTCGGTGATTTCAGCCACGGCGTCTTTGGCAATGAAGCGTGGAAACGCGTTGTCTATCTGGGGAGCGGCGGCCTGCAGGGCGCGGCGCGCGAATCGGCGCTGAAGGTGCTGGAGCTGACGGCGGGCAAGCTGGCGGCGTTTTACGATTCCCCGACGGGCTTCCGTCACGGACCTAAGTCTCTGGTTGATAGCGAAACGCTGGTGGTGGTGTTTATCTCCAGCCATCCGTATACGCGTCAGTACGATCTGGATCTGCTGGCCGAGCTGCGCCGCGATCGCCAGGCCCTGCGCGTCGTCGCCATCGCCGCTGAAAACGATCCGGTCATCGAAGCAGGTCCGCACATCCTGCTGCCGCCTTCCCGCCCGTTTATCGATATGGAACAGGCGTTCTGCTTCCTGATGTACGCCCAGGTCTTTGCGCTGTCCCAGTCCCTCAGCGTGGGCAATACGCCCGATACGCCATCCGCCAGCGGGACGGTCAACCGCGTGGTGCAGGGCGTTGTTATTCATCCGTGGCAGGCTTAAGAGGATCGCACTATGAGCATTATCTCAACGAAATATCTTCTGCAGGACGCGCAGGCAAAAGGCTACGCGGTGCCGGCATTCAACATCCACAACGCGGAGACGATCCAGGCGATCCTCGAAGCGTGCAGCGAAATGCGATCGCCGGTGATCCTCGCGGGCACGCCGGGCACCTTTAAGCATATAGCGCTGGAAGAGATCTACGCCCTGTGCAGCGCGTACTCCCACACCTACGACATGCCGCTGGCGCTGCACCTCGATCACCACGAATCGCTGGACGATATTCGCCGCAAGGTGAACGCGGGCGTACGCAGCGCGATGATCGACGGCAGCCATTTTCCATTTGAACAAAACGTGAAGCTGGTGAAGTCGGTGGTCGATTTCTGCCACCTCAACGACTGCAGCGTCGAAGCCGAGCTGGGCCGCCTGGGCGGCGTGGAAGATGACATGAGCGTGGACGCCGAAAGCACGTTCCTCACCGATCCGCAGGAGGCGAAACGCTTCGTCGAACTGACCGGCGTCGATAGCCTTGCCGTCGCCATCGGCACCGCGCACGGCCTGTATACCAAACGCCCGAAAATCGACTTCCAGCGGCTGGCGGAAATCCGCGAAGTGGTCACCGTACCGCTGGTGCTGCACGGCGCGAGCGATGTGCCAGATGAATTTGTTCGCCGCACCATCGAGCTGGGCGTGTGCAAAGTCAACGTGGCGACCGAGCTGAAAATTGCCTTCTCTGACGCGGTGAAAGCCTGGTTTGCCAAAAACCCGCAGGGCAACGATCCGCGCTTCTACATGCGGGTCGGCATGGACGCCATGAAAGAGGTGGTCAGAAGCAAAATCGCCGTTTGCGGCTCGGCAAATCGATTGCTGCTTACTGCAGAAGCCTGATTAAAAAGGAGCTTACGCTGATGAAAAAAATCCTCGCACTCTCAGTGCTGGCCCTGTGCGTTTCCCATAGCGCTCTGGCCGCTAGCTACGCGCTCAATAACGACAATATTGCTCTGTCGTTTGATGACGCAAACTCAACGGTAGTGGTTAAGGACACCAGGGCTAACCATCCGCTCACGCCGCAGGAGCTGTTCTTTTTGACGCTGCCGGATGAGACGAAAATCCACACCGCTGATTTTAAAATCAAGCATGTCGAAAAGCAGGACAGCGGGATTGTCATTAATTTCACCCATCCGGACTTCAACGTAACGGTAAAGCTGAACCTGGTGAAGGGGAAATACGCCAGCATCGACTACACCGTTGCCGCAGTCGGGCAGCCGCGAGACGTGGCGAAAATCACCTTCTTCCCGACCAAAAAGCAGTCTCAGGCACCCTATGTCGACGGGGCTATCAACAGCTCACCGATCGTTGCTGATTCGTTCTTTATTTTGCCGGACAAGCCCATCGTTAACACTTACGCCTATGAAGCGACCACCAATCTCAACGTAGAATTGAAAACGCCGATTCAGCCGGAAACGCCGGTCAGCTTTACCACCTGGTTCGGCACCTTCCCGGAAACCAGCCAGCTGCGTCGCAGCGTGAATCAGTTTATTGATGCCGTGCGTCCGCGTCCGTACAAGCCTTATCTGCACTACAACAGCTGGATGGATATCGGCTTTTTTACGCCGTACTCCGAGCAGGACGTGCTGGGGCGGATGGATGAATGGAATAAGGAATTTATCACCGGGCGCGGCGTGGCGCTGGACGCCTTCCTGTTGGACGATGGCTGGGATGACCTGACCGGACGCTGGCTGTTTGGCCCGGCATTCAGCAACGGTTTTGGCAAGGTACGGGAGAAAGCTGACAGCCTGCATAGCTCCGTGGGCCTGTGGCTCTCGCCGTGGGGCGGATATAACAAACCGCGCGATACTCGCGTCTCGCATGCAAAAGAGTACGATTTCGAAACGGTAGACGGGAAGCTGGCATTATCAGGCCCGAACTACTTTAAAAACTTCAATGAACAGATTATCAAACTGATTAAAAACGAGCACATTACCTCGTTCAAGCTCGACGGAATGGGCAATGCTAACTCGCATATCAAGGGTAGCCAGTTCGCCTCGGATTTCGACGCGTCAATCGCCCTGCTGCACAACATGCGCAGCGCTAACCCGAATCTGTTTATCAACCTGACGACAGGTACCAACGCCAGCCCGTCCTGGCTGTTCTACGCCGACTCGATCTGGCGCCAGGGTGACGACATCAACCTGTACGGTCCCGGCACGCCGGTGCAGCAGTGGATGACCTACCGCGATGCGGAAACGTACCGCTCCATTGTGCGCAAAGGCCCGCTGTTCCCGCTGAACTCGCTGATGTATCACGGGATCGTCAGCGCGGAAAACGCCTATTACGGGCTGGAGAAAGTACAAACGGACAGTGATTTTGCCGATCAGGTCTGGAGCTACTTCGCGACCGGCACACAGCTGCAGGAACTGTATATCACCCCTTCAATGCTGAACAAGGCGAAGTGGGATACCCTGGCGCAGGCGGCGAAATGGTCGCGGGATAACGCCAGCGTGCTGGTAGACACGCACTGGATTGGTGGCGATCCAACCGCGCTGCAGGTTTACGGCTGGGCATCCTGGAGCAAGGACAAAGCGATTCTCGGCTTACGTAACCCGTCGGATAAGCCGCAAAGCTATTACCTCGATTTAACGAAAGATTTCGAAATCCCGACAGGAAACGCGGCGCAGTTTAGTCTGAAAGCGGTGTACGGCAGTAATTCAACCGTACCGGAGGAGTATAAAAACGCGGTGGTGATTACGCTCCAGCCGCTGGAAACGCTGGTGTTTGAGGCGTTGCCAGTTAACTAAAAGGCGCATAACGATCTGCAGGCCGGGTAAGGTGCAGCCGCCACCCGGCAAAACAGGCGGCAGGGGCTTACTCCCCCTGCTGCTCCAGCGCATGCTTATACAGCGCATTTTTCTTCACGCCGTGGATCTCCGCCGCTAGTGCCGCCGCTTTCTTTAGCGGCAGTTCCGCCTGCAGCAGCGCCAGCGTGCGCAGCGCGTCGGCAGGCAGCGCGTCTTCCTGCGCTTTATGTCCTTCGACAATCAGCACCATTTCACCCTTGCGGCGGTTTTCATCTTCCTTCACCCACGCCAGCAGTTCACCCACCGGCGCACCGTGAATGGTTTCCCATGTTTTGGTCAGCTCGCGCGCCAGCACCACGTAGCGGGCCTCTCCCCACACGGTCACCATATCTTCCAGGCTCTCCAGCAGGCGGTGCGTGGATTCGTAGAAAATCAGGGTGCGCGGTTCCGCCTCCAGGTCTTTTAACACGTCGCGACGGCCTTTGGATTTGGCTGGCAGGAAGCCTTCATAGCAGAAACGATCGGATGGTAGACCCGCCGCACTCAGCGCAGCAATTGCGGCGCACGGTCCCGGCAGCGGCACAACGCGAATACCGGCTTCACGACAGGTACGCACCAGGTGATAGCCAGGATCGTTGATCAGCGGCGTACCGGCGTCGGAGACCAGCGCAATGTTCTGCCCCGCCTTCAGCTTCGCCACCAGCGTTTCGGCTTTTTGTTGCTCATTGTGATCGTGTAGGGCAAACAAACGGGCGTTAATCGCGAAGTGTTGCAGCAACAGGCCGGTGTGGCGGGTATCTTCAGCGGCAATTAAATCAACAGCTTGCAGTACGGTGAGCGCACGTTGGGTAATATCAGACAAATTCCCGATAGGAGTAGGTACAATATAAAGCTGGCCTTGAGAATTATCTGCCGTTTCGTGTTGTTTCATTGTTTCGTCCGTATTGCCGATTTAATATTGAGCATTGCGTAAAAAAAATCACTGGATACAGTATGGTACCGTTAACGTTTCTTCGAAAAAAAGCCACGCGCAGCGTGCCGCTTCTGCTGGCAGCCCTGATCTTTGCAGGCTGTGGCACCCAGGCACCTGACCAGAGCACCGCCCATCTCCAGGGTTCTGCTCAGGCTGATTCTGGCTTTTATCTGCAACAAATGTCGCAGAGTTCAAATGATACCAAGACCAACTGGCAATTACTCGCCATTCGTGCACTGCTGAAAGAGGGTAAAACCCAGCAGGCTGCCGAACTGTTTAACCAGTTGCCGAAAGATCTTAACGACGCCCAGCGTCGTGAGCAGAGTCTGCTCTCTGCCGAGCTGAAAGTCGCGCTGAAAGATTATGCCGCCGCGAAGAAGATCCTCGGTGACATTGACGTGAGCGCGCTGGATAAAAATCAGCAGGCTCGCTTCTGGCAGGCGGGCATTACCGCTGAGCAGGGGCGCCCTTCCCTGACGCTGCTCCGCGCCCTCGTCGCGCAAGAGCCGCTGCTCGGCGGTGCCGATAAGCAGAAAAATATCGATGCCACCTGGCAAGCGCTTGCCTCGATGACCCAGGAACAGGCGCAGGCGCTGGTCATCAACGCCGATGAAAACGTCCTGCAGGGCTGGCTGGATCTGCAGCAGATGTGGTTTAACAACCGCAGCGATCCAAAGATGCTGAAGGCCGGTATTACGGACTGGCAGACGCGCTACCCGCAAAACCCGGGTGCGAAAATGCTGCCAACCCAGCTGGTGAACGTGCAGAACTTTAAGCCAGCGTCCACCAGCAAAATCGCTCTGCTTCTGCCGCTCAACGGCCAGGCGGCGGTGTTTGGGCGCACCATTCAGCAGGGCTTCGAAGCCGCGAAAAACGGCACGACGTCGGTAACCGGAAGTGCGGTTCCCGCGCAGGCGGCACAGGCGGCTAACGTGAATGACGTGGTCAGCCCGTCCGCCGCAGAGACCAGCGACCTGACCACGGCGCAAGCGCCGGCGCAGGGTACGATGCAAAACCCGGTGACGGCCCCGACGACGCCTCCGGCTACAGCTGCACCGGCTGCGGCAGCCCCGGCTACTACAGCACCTGCTACTCAGGCTCCGGCCGAGACGCAAGCGGCGCCAGCGCCTGACGCAACAGCAGAACAGCCTCAACAGCAGACTGCACAACCCGCGGCTCAACCTGCTGCGCAGCCGCAGGCCGTGGCAGCCACCAGCGCCAACCCGGGCGCTGAGGTGAAAATTTACGACACCAGCTCGCAGCCGCTTGACCAGGTTCTGGCGCAGGTTCAACAGGACGGGGCGAGCATCGTTGTCGGTCCGCTGCTGAAAAACAACGTGGAAGAGCTGATGAAGAGCAATACCACGCTGAACGTACTGGCGCTCAACCAGCCTGAGCAGGTTCAGAACCGGGCCAATATTTGCTATTTCGCACTTTCCCCTGAAGATGAAGCCCGCGATGCGGCGCGTCATATTCACGAGCAGGGTAAGCAGGCTCCGCTGCTGCTCATCCCACGCAGCGCGCTGGGCGATCGCGTGGCCACTGCCTTTGCCGATGAGTGGCAGAAGCTCGGCGGCGGCGTGGTGCTGCAGCAGAAATTCGGTTCCGTCTCTGAACTGCGCGCTGGCGTAAACGGTGGAGCGGGTATCGCGCTTAACGGCAGCCCTGTCACCGCGAGCCTGCCGCAGCAGCAGGGCGTGACGATTGGTGGCCTGACGATCCCTGCCCCGCCTACCGACGCGCAGATTAGCGGTGGCGGTAAAGTGGACGCGGCCTATATCGTTGCCACGCCGCAGGAGATCGCCTTTATCAAACCGATGATCGCGATGCGTAACGGCAGCCAGAGCGGCGCAACCCTTTACGCCAGCTCGCGCAGCGCGCAGGGCACTGCAGGCCCGGATTTCCGTCTGGAAATGGACGGCCTGCAGTACAGCGAAATCCCGATGCTGGCAGGCAGCAATCCGGCGCTGATGCAGCAGGCGCTGAGTACCGTACGTAACGATTATTCGCTGGCGCGTCTGTATGCGATGGGTGTCGATGCATGGGCGCTGGCGAACCACTTTACCCAGATGCGTCAGGTGCCGGGCTTTGAGCTTAACGGCAACACCGGCGATCTGACTGCGACTCAGGACTGCGTGATCAACAGGAAGTTATCATGGCTCAAATACCAGCAGGGGCAAATCGTCCCGGCCAGTTAAGCCTTAAAGAGACCGGCGATGCGTGGGAATTAAAGGCGCGTCGCTGGCTTGAAGGCAATGGACTGCGCTTTATCGCCGCTAACGTCCGCGGGCGCGGCGGCGAAATTGATCTGATCATGAAAGACGGTCAGGTCATCGTGTTTGTAGAAGTTCGCTTTCGACAGTCCTCCCGTTTTGGCGGTGCTGCCGCCAGCGTGACGCTCGCCAAACAACATAAATTATTACAGACTGCCCACTTGTGGCTTGCCCGCCATAATGGGAGCTTTGATACTGTGGATTGCCGGTTCGATGTGATAGCCTTCACCGGAAATGAGATCGAATGGCTTAAAAACGCTTTTGGCGAAGACGCATAATTAAGATTTAAAAGGGATAACGTGCTCGAAAGAATTAAAGTGTGCTTCACAGAAAGCATCCAGACTCAGATTGCCGCGGCGGAAGCCCTTCCGGATGCTATCTCGCGTGCCGCCATGACGCTGGTGCAATCCCTGCTAAACGGCAACAAAATCCTCTGTTGTGGCAACGGCACGTCAGCCGCCAACGCACAGCATTTTGCTGCCAGCATGATCAATCGCTTTGAAACAGAACGCCCGAGTTTACCCGCCATTGCACTTAATACCGATAATGTGGTCTTAACGGCGATTGCTAACGATCGTCTGCATGACGAAATTTACGCAAAGCAGGTGCGAGCCCTGGGTCACGCCGGAGATGTGCTGTTGGCCATCTCCACGCGCGGCAATAGCCGGGATATTGTCAAAGCCGTTGAAGCCGCCGTCACACGCGACATGACAATCGTGGCCTTAACCGGCTATGACGGTGGTGAGCTGGCGGGTCTGCTTGGGCCGCAGGATGTGGAAATCCGCATTCCTTCTCACCGGAGCGCGCGTATTCAGGAGATGCATATGCTCACGGTGAACTGCTTATGCGATTTGATCGATAACACGCTTTTCCCTCACCAGGATGATTAAGGAGTTCTTATGAAGGCTTTATCGACCCTCGCAGTCCTTATGTCTGCATTACTGCTTCAGGGATGTATCGCTGCGGCCGTTGTGGGTACCGCCGCGGTAGGCACCAAAGCGGCAACCGATCCACGCACCGTGGGGACGCAGGTGGATGACGGTACGCTGGAGCTGCGCGTCAACAGTGCGCTGTCGAAAGACGAACAAATTAAGAAAGAAGCGCGTATCAACGTGACGGCTTATCAGGGCAAAGTGCTGCTGGCAGGCCAGGCGCCGAATCTGGAGCTCGCCTCTCGCGCGAAACAGATTGCGATGGGCGTCGAAGGCACCACAGAGGTGTTTAACGAAGTGCGTCAGGGCAAGCCAATTGGCCTGGGTGACGCCTCTTCCGATACCTGGATCACCACCAAGGTGCGTTCCCAGCTGCTGGGCTCGGACCAGGTGAAATCCTCCAACGTGAAAGTGACGACTGAAAACGGTGAAGTGTTCCTGCTGGGTCTGGTGACCGACCGTGAAGGAAAAGCGGCGGCCGATATCGCCAGCCGGGTGAGCGGCGTGAAGCACGTCACCACCGCGTTTACTTACATCAAATAAAAAAAATCCCCTCGCTTGAGGGGATTTTTTTGTAGGCCCGGTAAGCGTAGCGTCACCGGGCTTTTTTCACACAAGCGCAATACTCCCCACCATCACCCCGCTCAACGCCACCAGCCCTGCGGTCAGCCACAGCGCTTTCGCTGGGAACGACTTACGCAGCATGATAAGCGACGGCAGGCTGATCGCCGGCAGCGTAATCAACAGCGCCAGCGCCGGCGCGGTGCCCATACCTGCAAGCATCATGGTCTGAACAATCGGGATCTCCGCCGCCGTTGGGATCACAAACAGGCAGCCTGCAACGGCCATTGCAATGACCCACATCAGCGTGTTGTCGATAGCGCCATCCGCATGCGGGAAGAGCCAGACGCGCGCCGCCCCCAAAACCAGTACCGCCAGGATATAGACCGGGATGGTGCTCCAGAAAAGCTGCCATAGCGCCCTGCCCCAGCGCGCAAAGAAGCCACCCTGCGGTTCGCTGACGTCCAGCTCAACAGACGCGGACTCTGGCGTCTTATCCTTCACCAGATTTTGCACCAGCGTCGCCACCACCAGCACGGTCAGCAGCCCGGCGACCAGACGGATGAACGCGAAATGCCAGCCCAGCACAAAGCCCATAAACACCAGCGTTGCCGGGTTGAGCAGCGGGTTCCCCATCCAGAACGCCAGCGCACCGCCCATCGACACGCGCTGACGGCGCATCCCTGCGGCCACGGGCGCGGCGCAGCAGGAACACATCATCCCCGGCAGGGAGAAAATCGTCCCCAGCAGCGTACCCTGAAAGCGCGGCTGCCCGAGCGTTTTCACCAGCCAGTTGCGCGGGATAAGCACCTGAATCAGCGAGCCAAGAATGACGCCTAAGACGGCGGCCTTCCAGACGGCAAGGAAGTAGACCATGGCATAGTCCCACGCCGCCTGCAGCGGGCTGGATTCAGCCTGTGCGAGAATAGATTTACCGATGCTGTGCGTTTCGGCGGCAGTGAAGGCTTTGCCGTAGTACGGCTGCCATTTCACATACCAGAGGCCAACAATGACCACGAGAAAGAAGAGTGCGGGCTTCCACCACTGAACAGGTGTTGCCGCCTGAGATGAAGACTGACCAGTCATAGCATTCCCCGGAGAGTATTAGGTTATTAGCCGGGGGAGTTTACGCCTCGCCCTGCGCTATTTCACGCAGTTTTGCCGAAGGAATAATGTTAACACCCGCTTTCGACGGGGCCAGCCCCTCTTTTAACATCGCGCGCGCGACGTCCCGTGCCTCGATGGATTTCCAGTTGCCGGGAAGGATGCGAAACAGCGGAGCCAGTATCGACTCGTTAAACCGGCGTTCGTCCCGGTGGCCGATCAGCATCGAAGGGCGCACAATCGTCAGCTGCTCCCACTTCTGCGCAATCAGCGCCTCCTCCATCTTGCCCTTCACCTTGTTGTAGAAGAAAGGCGATCCGGCACTGGCGCCCAGCGCGCTGACCACCAGAAAATGTTTGGCCCCCAGCTTTTTCGCCGTAAGTGCGGTATCCACCACCAGCGTATAGTCGGCGTGGATAAATGCCTCTTTGCTGCCCGCCTCCCGCCGCGTGGTGCCCAGACAGCAAAAGGCGATATCAATCGGGTCCTGCACCTGCGCCAGCGCGTCCGTCAGCTGAGGATCGTGCGGATTAAAGACGCCGGATAAGTCCGCCAGCGGTCGACGCGTCGGGGCGGCGATATAGTTCACGCGGCGATCCTGAATCAGCAGCCGCAGCAGATGATCGCCCACTAACCCGGTGGCACCCGTAATCAATACCTGACTCATCTTTTCCCCTTTACAGAATTGTCCGTTTGCGAACTCAGCGTCGTCGACCACACTTAGAAGTCTGTTACAGGTAAGTATTTACCACAAGCGGAGAAAAATCAGTCTGAAGCCAAAACAACGGAGGAAGCATGGGCAAGAAAATCGCAGTCTTGATTACCGACGAGTTTGAAGATTCAGAATTCACCTCTCCAGCAGAGGCGTTCCGCAAGGCGGGACATGAGGTCATCACCATTGAGAAAGAGGCGGGCAAAACGGTGACGGGCCATAAGGGCGAGGCGACCGTGACCATTGATGAGACCATCGATAACGTTAGCCCCTCAGATTTCGACGCCCTGCTGTTACCCGGCGGCCATTCCCCGGATTCCCTGCGCGGGGACGAGCGCTTCGTGACCTTCACCCGGGACTTTGTCTCTACCGGCAAACCGGTCTTTGCCATCTGCCACGGCCCGCAGCTGCTCATCAGCGCAGAAGTGGTCCGCGGGCGTAAGCTTACCGCCGTGAAACCGATCGTTATCGATCTGAAAAATGCGGGGGCCGAGTTTTACGATCAGGAGGTGGTCAACGACAAAGATCAGCTGATCACCAGCCGAACCCCGGACGATCTCCCGGCGTTTAACCGCGAAGCGCTACGCCTGCTCGGCGCGTAACCAGTGCAACTTCTTGCCAAAGCCCAGGGTGTTGTCGGTAAATTTCAGCTCATCGAGGCGGATTTCCCACACCGGGGCTTTTAGCGCAGCGGCAACGGGAAAGCGGCGCGTGTAGAGCTTACGACGCGCGTCGCTCTCTTCTCCGTCCAGACGACGGATCTCCCCTTTAAACTGCACGCCGCGGATCAGCGCGACCGTTTTCGGCTGGCCGTTTACCGTGCCCGCGACCTTAGCCTGCTGGCCGGTCATCTGCGCATGACGCGTTTTGTCTTCGCTCATGACATAAAACGCCACGCGCTCCGGATCGTAGTAGTAAAACGCGTTTGCGCACCACATCTCACCCTCGCTGTAGACGCACCAGGTGACGACGTGCTGCTTCGCCAGCCAGCGGTTGATGGCTGCCAGTGTTTCCATTTTCGTTCTCTCTCATGCTATGGTGCGTTCACCTTAACATACTGAATCCGTTTACCGTGTGCTGGTTTCTCTATCTTGTCCGAACCGCTGATAACGCACTCTACACCGGGATCACCACCGATGTGGCGCGGCGTTTTTTACAACATCAAACGGGGA from Enterobacter sp. JBIWA008 carries:
- a CDS encoding penicillin-binding protein activator, whose amino-acid sequence is MVPLTFLRKKATRSVPLLLAALIFAGCGTQAPDQSTAHLQGSAQADSGFYLQQMSQSSNDTKTNWQLLAIRALLKEGKTQQAAELFNQLPKDLNDAQRREQSLLSAELKVALKDYAAAKKILGDIDVSALDKNQQARFWQAGITAEQGRPSLTLLRALVAQEPLLGGADKQKNIDATWQALASMTQEQAQALVINADENVLQGWLDLQQMWFNNRSDPKMLKAGITDWQTRYPQNPGAKMLPTQLVNVQNFKPASTSKIALLLPLNGQAAVFGRTIQQGFEAAKNGTTSVTGSAVPAQAAQAANVNDVVSPSAAETSDLTTAQAPAQGTMQNPVTAPTTPPATAAPAAAAPATTAPATQAPAETQAAPAPDATAEQPQQQTAQPAAQPAAQPQAVAATSANPGAEVKIYDTSSQPLDQVLAQVQQDGASIVVGPLLKNNVEELMKSNTTLNVLALNQPEQVQNRANICYFALSPEDEARDAARHIHEQGKQAPLLLIPRSALGDRVATAFADEWQKLGGGVVLQQKFGSVSELRAGVNGGAGIALNGSPVTASLPQQQGVTIGGLTIPAPPTDAQISGGGKVDAAYIVATPQEIAFIKPMIAMRNGSQSGATLYASSRSAQGTAGPDFRLEMDGLQYSEIPMLAGSNPALMQQALSTVRNDYSLARLYAMGVDAWALANHFTQMRQVPGFELNGNTGDLTATQDCVINRKLSWLKYQQGQIVPAS
- the diaA gene encoding DnaA initiator-associating protein DiaA, with the protein product MLERIKVCFTESIQTQIAAAEALPDAISRAAMTLVQSLLNGNKILCCGNGTSAANAQHFAASMINRFETERPSLPAIALNTDNVVLTAIANDRLHDEIYAKQVRALGHAGDVLLAISTRGNSRDIVKAVEAAVTRDMTIVALTGYDGGELAGLLGPQDVEIRIPSHRSARIQEMHMLTVNCLCDLIDNTLFPHQDD
- a CDS encoding permease, with protein sequence MTGQSSSQAATPVQWWKPALFFLVVIVGLWYVKWQPYYGKAFTAAETHSIGKSILAQAESSPLQAAWDYAMVYFLAVWKAAVLGVILGSLIQVLIPRNWLVKTLGQPRFQGTLLGTIFSLPGMMCSCCAAPVAAGMRRQRVSMGGALAFWMGNPLLNPATLVFMGFVLGWHFAFIRLVAGLLTVLVVATLVQNLVKDKTPESASVELDVSEPQGGFFARWGRALWQLFWSTIPVYILAVLVLGAARVWLFPHADGAIDNTLMWVIAMAVAGCLFVIPTAAEIPIVQTMMLAGMGTAPALALLITLPAISLPSLIMLRKSFPAKALWLTAGLVALSGVMVGSIALV
- a CDS encoding YraN family protein, with product MAQIPAGANRPGQLSLKETGDAWELKARRWLEGNGLRFIAANVRGRGGEIDLIMKDGQVIVFVEVRFRQSSRFGGAAASVTLAKQHKLLQTAHLWLARHNGSFDTVDCRFDVIAFTGNEIEWLKNAFGEDA
- a CDS encoding YhbP family protein, producing METLAAINRWLAKQHVVTWCVYSEGEMWCANAFYYYDPERVAFYVMSEDKTRHAQMTGQQAKVAGTVNGQPKTVALIRGVQFKGEIRRLDGEESDARRKLYTRRFPVAAALKAPVWEIRLDELKFTDNTLGFGKKLHWLRAEQA
- the dolP gene encoding division/outer membrane stress-associated lipid-binding lipoprotein translates to MKALSTLAVLMSALLLQGCIAAAVVGTAAVGTKAATDPRTVGTQVDDGTLELRVNSALSKDEQIKKEARINVTAYQGKVLLAGQAPNLELASRAKQIAMGVEGTTEVFNEVRQGKPIGLGDASSDTWITTKVRSQLLGSDQVKSSNVKVTTENGEVFLLGLVTDREGKAAADIASRVSGVKHVTTAFTYIK
- a CDS encoding type 1 glutamine amidotransferase domain-containing protein codes for the protein MGKKIAVLITDEFEDSEFTSPAEAFRKAGHEVITIEKEAGKTVTGHKGEATVTIDETIDNVSPSDFDALLLPGGHSPDSLRGDERFVTFTRDFVSTGKPVFAICHGPQLLISAEVVRGRKLTAVKPIVIDLKNAGAEFYDQEVVNDKDQLITSRTPDDLPAFNREALRLLGA
- a CDS encoding NAD(P)H-binding protein, translated to MSQVLITGATGLVGDHLLRLLIQDRRVNYIAAPTRRPLADLSGVFNPHDPQLTDALAQVQDPIDIAFCCLGTTRREAGSKEAFIHADYTLVVDTALTAKKLGAKHFLVVSALGASAGSPFFYNKVKGKMEEALIAQKWEQLTIVRPSMLIGHRDERRFNESILAPLFRILPGNWKSIEARDVARAMLKEGLAPSKAGVNIIPSAKLREIAQGEA